The proteins below come from a single Miscanthus floridulus cultivar M001 chromosome 1, ASM1932011v1, whole genome shotgun sequence genomic window:
- the LOC136451965 gene encoding uncharacterized protein: MLSAVRQHRLRAQQRMKSQADKRHSDRTFSIGNMVFLRLQPYVQSSLAPRSHQKLCFKYFGPFKINDKIRAVAYKLEIPPSSTIHPVFHVSLLKPAPPTNVVVSTELPELSDGLQVTEQMAP, from the exons ATGCTGTCTGCTGTGCGTCAGCACCGTCTTCGCGCTCAGCAGCGTATGAAGTCACAGGCCGACAAGCGTCACTCCGACCGCACattctccatcggcaacatggtGTTCCTCCGCCTTCAACCGTACGTGCAGTCGTCCTTGGCGCCTCGCTCTCATCAGAAGCTCTGCTTCAAATACTTCGGCCCATTCAAGATCAATGACAAGATTAGAGCCGTCGCCTACAAGCTTGAGATTCCTCCTTCGTCAACAATTCATCCTGTCTTCCATGTGTCGCTGCTCAAGCCTGCTCCTCCAACAAATGTTGTTGTCTCCACCGAGCTGCCCGAGCTGTCCGACGGCCTCCAAGTCACAGAGCAA ATGGCTCCATGA
- the LOC136472679 gene encoding uncharacterized protein, which yields MMQQLTYMWVVVCRALQIIENKAPNLSNFTLLRGVPKLSLGEASQMMKVLSLFRANAICYGRAELPSIMPNLETLSLGSSHEVDIPMLPTKFFNLKHLCIQITSSTLSPCYDYFSLISLLDASPSLETWRLEVPEADMGHELVGSSPLRQLPERRHDHLKIVEMIAFNSAKSLVELICCIVKRAVSLERLSFDTFPWW from the exons ATGATGCAACAGCTCACCTACATGTGGGTTGTTGTTTGCCGTGCTCTGCAAATCATAGAGAACAAAGCTCCAAATCTCTCCAATTTTACCCTTCTCAGAGGAGTTCCAAAGCTCTCGCTTGGAGAAGCATCGCAGATGATGAAGGTCTTGAGCTTGTTTCGTGCGAATGCCATCTGTTATGGCCGTGCTGAGCTTCCATCCATTATGCCAAATCTTGAGACTCTTTCTTTAGGTTCAAGCCATGAG GTGGATATACCAATGCTGCCTACCAAATTCTTCAACCTCAAGCACCTGTGCATTCAGATTACTTCATCGACCTTGTCCCcatgctatgattatttttcTCTGATTTCTTTGTTGGACGCGTCTCCTTCCTTGGAGACTTGGCGGTTGGAG GTTCCTGAGGCAGATATGGGGCATGAATTGGTAGGTTCTTCACCTTTGAGGCAGCTGCCTGAACGGCGCCACGACCACCTCAAGATTGTGGAGATGATAGCATTCAACTCTGCAAAGAGCCTAGTTGAGCTAATATGTTGCATTGTCAAGAGAGCAGTCTCACTCGAGCGCCTTTCATTCGACACATTTCCTTGGTGGTGA